A stretch of Candidatus Brocadiaceae bacterium DNA encodes these proteins:
- a CDS encoding SCP2 sterol-binding domain-containing protein, with the protein MSERPEIPENIIPGEYFDKLLKDRVNKSGLSKIESLNATIQFNITDSEEGIWNVVIERGLVRKVTRKNMKPTCSFHLDGATFLSILRREITPQQAFFSGKATIGGNMFLALKMNILVQYL; encoded by the coding sequence ATGAGTGAAAGACCTGAAATACCGGAAAATATCATTCCTGGAGAATACTTTGACAAGCTCCTCAAGGACAGGGTAAATAAGTCCGGTCTTTCCAAGATAGAAAGCTTGAATGCTACGATTCAATTTAATATCACCGACAGCGAAGAGGGAATATGGAACGTTGTAATAGAAAGAGGACTCGTCAGAAAAGTGACAAGAAAAAACATGAAACCCACCTGTTCATTTCACTTGGATGGCGCCACTTTTCTGTCGATTCTCCGACGTGAAATAACGCCTCAACAGGCTTTTTTTTCTGGAAAGGCAACGATAGGAGGGAATATGTTTCTGGCGTTAAAGATGAATATCCTGGTTCAATACCTGTAA
- a CDS encoding MMPL family transporter, translating into MAILACIILITVFFGYYARGMRTDNSIEIWLSKNDEDMNSYRAFLTDFGNEEFLIIALSAVNLFKKDSLREIHELAEKLKKLKGVVEVTSLADVFKNKITSPFFMEKTRTHRGRSFMNVFKKEILDDPTCQNTIISQNGRTTAIIASVQCAGPESRKQLVSETRNAVDEMQAKQEYKGHRYHLAGPSVVNAELDRLSNKDMNRLTPIMFVLSIVVLGCLFRTVSGVVIPILSVGVCIVWISGFFVMFGQTMNMVSNMLIPLTFIIALSTSIRLTNHYYREYLCCNDSETAIYNTLRHVGVPILMASITTAIGFASLTTSTIPPVFTTGVFMSGCALLAFFISLTLVPILLSFIPCQKNSHIESPLQCSETGAVLSQKELFFKRRYRVFTAFLTWLGNFTAKNKKYILLCGLGVGGIFLFGISKLQIESDLMASFPGKSKIARDSNYIEKHLMGLLPVEVVAEATDSINMLQPASLNNLVCFQDYLRAIPEVTGTLSIADYIQRTHQIVKGDKPQYYRIPGTEKEASDYLKLASLYGSDSVKQLYTKDQRKARVSIRMKQVGSNRYQAIIKSIKEFIHEHLETTALSWRITGIVPLLINVQDNILRSEIQSFSLAFFFTFVSTAIVLKSIKVGLISIIPNLIPITITLGVMGFQGIRLDAATIMIASIAVGISVDDTIHFFYRFKKELSVDGDYPVAISRTLQRVGKTAVFTSLSAIFGFLVFCFSGFKPIQYFGLLTSITMFNALVADLLISPSCLMLFKPIPVSPSSLRLKFNEIQ; encoded by the coding sequence ATGGCAATTTTGGCATGCATAATACTTATAACTGTTTTTTTTGGTTATTATGCCCGGGGAATGAGAACGGATAATTCCATTGAAATCTGGCTCTCAAAAAACGATGAGGATATGAATTCTTACAGGGCGTTTTTAACAGATTTCGGGAATGAAGAGTTTTTAATTATTGCCTTGAGCGCTGTGAATCTATTTAAGAAGGACTCTCTACGGGAGATCCATGAGTTAGCGGAAAAATTGAAAAAATTAAAAGGAGTTGTAGAGGTAACATCACTGGCTGATGTATTTAAAAACAAGATTACCTCTCCGTTTTTTATGGAAAAAACGAGAACACATCGGGGACGATCGTTCATGAATGTATTTAAAAAAGAAATTCTTGATGATCCGACCTGTCAAAATACCATTATTTCTCAAAACGGGAGAACAACTGCCATCATTGCCTCTGTTCAATGTGCCGGGCCGGAATCGAGAAAGCAACTTGTGTCAGAGACAAGAAACGCAGTGGATGAAATGCAGGCAAAGCAGGAATATAAAGGGCATAGATATCATTTGGCCGGTCCTTCCGTTGTGAATGCAGAACTTGATCGCTTATCAAATAAAGATATGAATCGGCTTACTCCTATTATGTTTGTATTATCCATTGTCGTTCTGGGATGTCTGTTTAGAACTGTTTCAGGAGTAGTAATCCCAATACTTTCGGTGGGGGTCTGTATCGTATGGATTTCCGGTTTTTTTGTAATGTTCGGGCAGACAATGAATATGGTTTCCAATATGTTGATCCCTCTTACTTTTATCATAGCCCTTTCGACGTCTATTCGTTTAACCAATCACTACTATCGTGAATATTTGTGTTGCAATGACAGTGAAACTGCTATTTATAATACTCTGCGTCACGTAGGTGTTCCGATATTGATGGCAAGTATTACTACGGCGATTGGCTTTGCATCATTAACAACCAGTACGATACCGCCGGTATTTACCACCGGAGTATTTATGAGCGGTTGTGCTCTCCTTGCTTTTTTTATTAGCCTGACCTTGGTGCCGATACTGCTTTCTTTTATCCCGTGCCAGAAAAATTCTCACATTGAAAGTCCTCTTCAATGCTCGGAGACTGGCGCTGTTTTATCTCAAAAAGAACTGTTCTTTAAACGCAGGTACCGGGTTTTCACGGCCTTTCTCACCTGGTTGGGAAATTTTACCGCAAAAAATAAGAAGTATATTCTTTTGTGTGGCCTTGGAGTGGGCGGTATTTTTTTATTCGGAATCTCAAAATTACAAATTGAATCTGACCTCATGGCGTCCTTTCCCGGGAAGAGTAAAATTGCCAGAGACAGCAACTATATTGAAAAGCATTTAATGGGATTATTGCCTGTAGAGGTTGTTGCTGAAGCAACAGATAGTATCAATATGCTCCAGCCCGCATCCTTGAATAACCTGGTGTGTTTTCAGGACTATCTCCGGGCTATCCCTGAGGTAACAGGAACCCTTTCCATAGCAGACTACATTCAAAGGACACATCAGATCGTGAAAGGTGATAAGCCTCAATATTATAGAATTCCAGGGACTGAAAAGGAAGCCTCCGATTATTTAAAATTAGCTTCTCTGTATGGCAGTGACTCTGTCAAGCAACTGTATACAAAGGATCAAAGGAAGGCAAGGGTATCCATACGAATGAAACAGGTGGGATCAAACCGGTATCAGGCAATTATCAAATCCATAAAAGAATTTATACATGAACACCTGGAAACGACTGCCCTGTCATGGCGGATTACCGGCATAGTTCCTCTGCTAATAAATGTACAGGATAATATTCTCCGCAGTGAGATACAATCATTTTCATTGGCCTTTTTTTTCACCTTTGTTTCTACCGCAATTGTTTTAAAGTCAATAAAAGTCGGTTTGATAAGCATTATTCCTAACCTGATCCCGATTACGATAACCCTGGGTGTAATGGGATTCCAGGGAATAAGGCTCGATGCGGCAACTATCATGATAGCAAGTATCGCGGTAGGTATCTCAGTTGATGACACGATACACTTCTTTTACCGGTTTAAAAAAGAGTTGTCAGTTGACGGTGATTATCCTGTGGCGATCTCCCGTACGCTGCAGCGTGTGGGAAAGACAGCTGTCTTTACCTCCCTGTCAGCAATCTTTGGATTTCTGGTTTTCTGTTTTTCGGGCTTTAAGCCGATACAATATTTCGGCCTTCTCACCAGTATTACCATGTTCAATGCATTGGTGGCTGATTTATTGATCTCTCCTAGTTGTCTCATGCTTTTTAAACCGATACCAGTAAGTCCGTCTTCCTTAAGGTTGAAATTCAATGAAATACAATGA
- a CDS encoding sigma-54 dependent transcriptional regulator, whose product MQKKINILFADDENTFRNIMTNELRRMGYHVTACASGGETLQNLKERDFDVIVLDMNMPVMDGLETLKRIRELEYTTEVIILTGQGSIENAVQAIKQGAYNYLTKPCRLHELDALLQKALEKRQLSRENVHLKRLIDDAKGTPVMIGNSASMHMTYKMVQKIAPADSNVLIQGETGTGKELIAQMIHQHSSRANRPFVVVNCATLQEALLESELFGHVKGAFTGATESKIGLFEIAEYGTLFLDEIGELSISTQAKLLRVIQSGEIRRVGDNRVITVDTRIIAATHKDLSTEVKEGRFREDLYFRLNVISLTLPPLRERQEDIPLFIDHFLKNFCLNKQEKKLLPEVRNLFMKYNWPGNVRELENTIERLVVLSDGDTITTKDLPDTFQGMLSDSNVVGEARVKLAEVERNHIVKVLKKTQWNKTITAEMLGISLKTLYNKLKTYDIEQ is encoded by the coding sequence ATGCAGAAAAAAATTAACATCTTGTTTGCAGATGACGAAAATACCTTCAGAAATATTATGACAAATGAACTGAGACGCATGGGCTATCATGTTACTGCCTGCGCGAGTGGCGGTGAAACCTTGCAAAATCTGAAAGAGCGTGACTTTGATGTAATTGTTTTAGATATGAATATGCCGGTTATGGATGGTCTTGAGACTTTAAAACGAATCAGGGAATTGGAATACACTACAGAGGTAATTATCTTGACGGGTCAGGGTTCTATAGAAAACGCTGTGCAAGCGATAAAGCAGGGCGCGTATAATTATCTTACAAAACCATGTCGATTACATGAACTTGACGCGCTTTTGCAAAAGGCGCTGGAAAAGAGACAATTGAGCAGAGAAAATGTCCATCTTAAGAGATTAATAGACGATGCAAAGGGTACGCCTGTAATGATCGGCAACAGTGCGTCAATGCACATGACATACAAGATGGTTCAAAAAATAGCTCCGGCAGATTCCAATGTTTTAATTCAGGGTGAGACGGGTACAGGCAAGGAACTGATAGCGCAGATGATCCATCAGCATAGTTCAAGGGCGAACAGGCCTTTTGTTGTGGTAAATTGTGCGACCTTGCAGGAGGCATTGTTGGAAAGTGAGCTTTTCGGTCATGTAAAAGGCGCATTTACCGGCGCTACGGAATCAAAAATAGGTTTATTCGAGATTGCCGAGTATGGCACTCTTTTTCTGGACGAAATCGGAGAACTTTCAATAAGTACTCAGGCAAAACTCCTTCGTGTAATTCAATCAGGCGAGATTCGCAGAGTAGGTGATAATCGGGTAATCACCGTTGACACGAGAATAATTGCTGCTACCCACAAAGACCTTTCTACTGAAGTAAAAGAAGGGAGATTCCGGGAGGATTTGTATTTCCGACTGAATGTAATTTCCCTGACTCTTCCTCCTCTACGGGAAAGACAGGAGGATATACCGCTTTTCATTGACCATTTTCTCAAAAACTTCTGCCTGAACAAACAAGAAAAAAAATTGCTTCCGGAAGTACGTAATCTGTTCATGAAATATAACTGGCCCGGCAACGTGCGAGAACTTGAAAATACGATAGAAAGACTCGTCGTACTTTCCGATGGAGACACCATAACGACAAAGGATTTACCTGATACCTTTCAGGGTATGTTATCTGACTCAAATGTTGTCGGCGAGGCAAGGGTGAAACTTGCCGAGGTGGAAAGAAATCACATCGTAAAGGTGCTGAAAAAAACACAATGGAATAAAACTATTACAGCAGAAATGCTTGGTATATCACTGAAAACACTCTATAACAAATTAAAGACTTATGATATTGAGCAATAA
- a CDS encoding glycosyltransferase family 39 protein produces MAFHYRVFVLFSLCLLTRLCFVGTFLDSYDSINFAFGLQEYNLALLQPHFPGYPVYVFISGIFFKIIGNDVWALSLPNVLFGSLTVYPLSLLTRRLFSEGVATVAAGLYIINPLCWLQAERAVSDTTGSFFILVSAYVLFHVYESKIRCTQFVDSQFSPGYVLFPLKKRRKRVSLLLKIQQPFSDIACLFWGSFVLGLSLGVRLSYFPFTALWFGVLVCNARVMFFAATGIICGICSWLVPQLVSVGWYSFCQTGNSFLYGHFIDWGGSIVTFGGMERFAVFAKSVIACGLGCGLGALSLFMVVPVTVTVFTLLSSLRKCCFHSKGLFWGIYMAPYLLWVIIGQNVKEPRHLLPFMPVFLVIISYGLCAVYKKWGKGISFALTLIIMSGMLWVSVTSVVQYKKNIPVQVQLVQFIEKNYEDISTRIYCGEEKRFFDYYAPHWDVRKARDVEEIEADLQSSLCVPDTILVVRMHGENKEFWEKHIHILSLKTTIKATNTQKELMLYQWNGR; encoded by the coding sequence ATGGCTTTTCATTACAGAGTATTTGTCCTTTTTTCACTTTGCCTTTTAACTCGTCTTTGTTTTGTCGGCACATTTCTTGACAGTTATGACAGCATAAATTTTGCCTTTGGACTTCAAGAATATAACCTTGCCCTGCTTCAGCCACATTTCCCCGGTTATCCCGTGTACGTTTTTATTTCCGGCATATTTTTCAAAATAATCGGAAATGATGTATGGGCATTATCATTGCCGAATGTGCTATTTGGAAGCCTCACTGTTTATCCGCTTTCATTGCTAACCAGAAGACTGTTTTCTGAGGGAGTGGCTACAGTAGCAGCAGGTCTTTACATTATTAATCCTCTCTGCTGGTTGCAGGCAGAAAGAGCTGTTTCTGATACTACGGGTTCATTCTTTATTCTAGTATCCGCATATGTATTGTTTCATGTGTATGAATCAAAAATAAGGTGTACCCAGTTTGTCGATAGCCAATTCAGTCCCGGATATGTTCTTTTTCCCTTGAAAAAAAGAAGGAAAAGGGTTTCTCTTCTGTTAAAAATTCAACAACCGTTTTCCGATATTGCCTGTCTGTTCTGGGGTAGCTTTGTGTTGGGATTGTCACTTGGCGTCCGCCTTTCTTATTTTCCCTTTACCGCCTTGTGGTTTGGCGTGCTTGTATGTAATGCACGAGTTATGTTCTTTGCCGCAACAGGGATCATCTGTGGAATTTGTTCGTGGTTGGTTCCGCAACTGGTATCTGTCGGTTGGTATTCCTTTTGTCAGACCGGAAATTCATTTCTGTATGGACATTTTATTGATTGGGGAGGGTCTATTGTAACATTTGGAGGAATGGAGCGGTTTGCTGTTTTCGCAAAGTCTGTTATAGCTTGCGGACTTGGTTGCGGGTTGGGCGCTCTCTCCCTTTTCATGGTGGTACCCGTCACCGTTACCGTTTTTACTCTCCTGTCTTCTCTCAGGAAGTGTTGTTTTCATAGTAAAGGGTTGTTTTGGGGAATATATATGGCGCCCTATCTTTTATGGGTAATTATCGGACAAAACGTGAAAGAGCCAAGACACCTCCTGCCTTTTATGCCGGTATTCCTGGTAATCATTTCGTACGGATTATGCGCGGTATATAAAAAATGGGGTAAGGGCATCTCTTTCGCTTTAACACTGATAATTATGTCCGGTATGCTTTGGGTATCGGTTACGTCAGTTGTTCAGTATAAAAAAAACATACCGGTGCAGGTGCAACTTGTTCAATTTATCGAAAAGAACTATGAAGATATTTCTACAAGAATATATTGCGGAGAAGAAAAAAGATTTTTTGATTATTACGCACCTCACTGGGATGTGCGGAAAGCAAGAGATGTGGAAGAAATAGAGGCAGATTTACAGTCTTCGTTATGTGTTCCTGATACTATTCTTGTCGTTCGCATGCATGGGGAAAACAAGGAATTTTGGGAGAAGCATATTCACATACTATCGTTGAAAACAACGATAAAAGCAACCAATACACAGAAAGAATTAATGCTCTATCAATGGAATGGTCGGTAA
- a CDS encoding ATP-binding protein has product MSKFQKILHPDKFNLILYYTITSFVVIAVLSLGMGWIFARMESNELIKRSEVYAHNFITHLNYKIYKDFVLPTIKRKKQIDLENNRRQFKKLDTVIRENLYGLDIKKLYLYDLQGHIVYSTVPEHVGLILEHGKNNKLDLAISGVPASSLRLTGTTDSKGSYVSETLLESYYPFHEIENDGTRKNQVGVIEIYQDMSGLRKQIARAGKKAIVMTGSAMGGLFLALFLIVLKATGIINVRTKQLTSARNTLEQKVEERTQEIREAYKKLQHTQRKLIQSEKLASIGTLSTGLAHEINNPLASVAGCAEGLVERLKTILCHDSQTFAKKEELEIFPEYLKIICDETYRCKTIISDLLNFSRQSDPKFERISVNGVVRDTLSVVYHQSNIMDRNIQLNLSEAPCEVIGDSQQLKQVFMNIMINSLHATEGGGNILIATYQKQEIVQIIFKDDGIGIRQEHLDRIFDPFFTTKATGKGTGIGLAICYGIIDMHSGKIEAYSEGEGRGATFTVTFPLIV; this is encoded by the coding sequence ATGTCAAAATTTCAAAAAATTCTCCATCCGGATAAATTTAATCTGATTCTTTACTATACCATTACAAGCTTTGTCGTTATTGCCGTGCTTAGTCTTGGAATGGGATGGATATTTGCGCGCATGGAGAGCAACGAATTGATTAAGAGGAGCGAGGTATATGCTCACAATTTTATTACACACCTAAACTATAAGATTTATAAAGATTTTGTTCTTCCCACCATAAAAAGGAAAAAACAGATCGATTTGGAAAATAACCGAAGGCAATTTAAAAAACTGGATACCGTTATAAGGGAAAATTTATATGGACTGGACATAAAAAAACTTTATCTTTATGATTTGCAGGGCCATATTGTCTATAGTACCGTACCGGAACATGTCGGACTTATTCTGGAGCATGGCAAAAACAACAAACTGGATTTAGCAATTAGTGGTGTACCTGCGTCTTCATTGCGTCTTACGGGGACAACGGACTCAAAGGGATCCTATGTATCAGAAACCTTACTCGAAAGCTATTATCCTTTCCATGAAATAGAAAACGACGGGACCAGGAAAAACCAGGTAGGGGTAATTGAGATCTACCAGGATATGTCGGGATTAAGAAAGCAAATAGCACGGGCTGGAAAAAAGGCTATTGTAATGACAGGCTCAGCAATGGGAGGATTGTTTTTGGCGCTCTTTTTAATCGTGTTAAAGGCGACGGGAATTATTAATGTAAGGACAAAGCAGTTGACCAGTGCACGGAATACCCTGGAACAAAAAGTCGAGGAGCGAACGCAGGAAATCCGGGAAGCATATAAAAAATTACAACATACTCAACGCAAATTGATACAATCAGAAAAACTGGCAAGTATCGGAACATTGTCAACAGGTTTGGCGCACGAGATCAATAATCCACTGGCTTCTGTTGCTGGTTGTGCCGAGGGGTTAGTCGAACGTCTTAAAACTATATTATGTCACGATAGTCAAACATTTGCAAAAAAAGAGGAGTTGGAGATTTTCCCCGAATACCTTAAGATTATCTGTGATGAAACCTATAGATGTAAAACCATAATCTCAGACTTATTGAATTTTTCCAGGCAGTCCGATCCTAAATTTGAAAGAATAAGCGTCAACGGTGTTGTTCGTGATACCCTTTCCGTTGTATATCATCAATCAAACATAATGGATAGAAATATTCAGCTCAATCTGTCTGAAGCCCCCTGCGAGGTAATTGGAGATTCCCAGCAACTGAAACAGGTATTCATGAATATAATGATTAATTCACTTCATGCCACCGAAGGAGGAGGCAACATCTTGATAGCGACCTACCAAAAACAGGAGATAGTACAAATTATTTTTAAAGACGATGGCATAGGGATCAGACAAGAACATCTGGATAGAATATTTGATCCCTTTTTCACTACGAAAGCAACAGGAAAAGGTACGGGAATCGGACTTGCCATTTGTTATGGGATAATCGATATGCATAGTGGCAAAATCGAGGCATATAGCGAAGGTGAAGGCAGGGGCGCTACCTTTACGGTAACGTTTCCGCTCATAGTATAA
- a CDS encoding SDR family oxidoreductase — MKQKTILITGATGFLGSYIAGELLKHGLCLKLMARNKVNINAKEGLCGMLPSVETASTYSNRIEIVEGDIAEHCLGIDSAEYYLLADTIDEVFHCAAATKFNDEGDILKRTNVFGTRHVVEFCNTGKSKRLHHISTAYVAGRRKGIVFENELDTGQSFNNTYEKSKCDAEKVLFELTPQNRNLCTIYRPSIIIGDTITGYTKNYDNMYVFGRGLCRLKKYEIRNKGDTEMVKRNSNLLPVSLRIQGDRYGTINLVPVDYVARAIVAISQEQKSEGKTFHIVNPSPPTLGELSEWMKAATGIHSMRIVSQDEWKRQPLSFQEKLFLQGTESFQPYMFGEPYFDCTNTTNFLRGSGIMCPMITEDLIRLFIQHALCTNWGKAKIFVTANAQKKYPYFD; from the coding sequence ATGAAACAAAAGACGATTCTCATCACAGGGGCAACGGGTTTTTTAGGGAGTTATATTGCTGGAGAATTACTCAAGCACGGGCTTTGTCTTAAACTTATGGCCAGGAACAAGGTGAATATCAATGCGAAAGAAGGATTATGCGGGATGCTTCCTTCCGTAGAGACTGCAAGCACGTACTCCAATCGTATCGAAATAGTAGAAGGGGATATAGCTGAGCATTGTTTAGGAATTGATAGCGCCGAATATTACCTGCTGGCAGATACGATTGATGAGGTATTTCATTGTGCGGCTGCTACTAAATTTAACGATGAGGGTGATATCCTGAAAAGGACAAATGTTTTTGGAACAAGACATGTCGTTGAATTCTGTAATACGGGAAAATCGAAACGACTTCACCACATAAGCACTGCGTACGTTGCAGGCAGAAGAAAAGGTATCGTTTTTGAAAATGAATTGGATACGGGACAGTCATTCAATAACACTTATGAAAAATCAAAATGTGATGCGGAGAAAGTTCTTTTTGAATTGACTCCTCAAAATAGAAACCTTTGCACAATTTATAGGCCTAGCATAATAATAGGGGACACAATTACCGGGTACACAAAAAACTATGATAATATGTATGTGTTCGGTAGAGGCTTATGCAGGCTTAAGAAATATGAAATACGAAACAAAGGCGATACGGAAATGGTAAAGAGGAATAGCAACCTCTTGCCTGTTTCTTTGAGGATTCAGGGAGACAGATACGGGACGATAAATCTGGTTCCTGTAGACTATGTCGCGCGTGCCATTGTTGCCATTTCTCAGGAGCAGAAAAGCGAAGGTAAAACATTCCATATCGTAAATCCGTCTCCACCAACGCTTGGTGAACTTTCTGAATGGATGAAGGCTGCGACGGGTATTCACAGTATGAGAATAGTTTCTCAGGATGAATGGAAGAGACAACCTCTCAGCTTTCAAGAGAAGCTGTTTTTACAAGGGACAGAGTCTTTTCAACCCTATATGTTTGGAGAACCTTATTTTGATTGTACAAATACAACAAATTTTTTGAGAGGTTCAGGAATAATGTGCCCAATGATAACGGAGGATCTTATTCGCCTGTTTATACAACACGCTTTATGTACCAATTGGGGAAAAGCAAAAATATTTGTCACAGCAAACGCTCAAAAAAAGTATCCGTATTTTGATTGA
- a CDS encoding U32 family peptidase produces MKLSKTKIELLAPAGRWDTFIAVIDAGADAVYIGGKQFNMRLHRSDFNFTEEQIAEAVLYAHARKVKVYIAVNNLLGNDELGEMRNFLVFLSALPVDAVIVQDLGVLHVIRRLGITIPVHISTMMNVHNIESAVALKELGVSRVITSRDISLSQVKEIQEKSGLEVEYFVHGDLCISQSGQCYSSGVLFGKSSNRGECMKPCRWKYTLVESVSGQPIGDLPSGYLLAMKDMCLFSHIPDLVHAGICSFKIEGRMRHTDLLKTIVGIYRRALDAYLDEPFAYYMNSSLYEELYATRVREFTTSLAFTPSSAALVDMKGGREPLFLSCAARESTLTKEDIYNNPFDVIKTKHTTEIPPLLSVKVGSLDALKIAIKEGADRIYINGDVSPLRRQTWTKALYREARDRVHDAGKTIGIAAPRITTDREMDEMAWVLEQAASLHIDYMLVHNIGAMRMARGSGVKILSDYSLNVLNIYTMYLLNEMGACGITASLESSFQHLNQLSLQKVLPVECVVHGPVPSMILEHCIPAMVTSKSHKKDNCRQICQYMEYALKDERGEIRPIEMDQHCRNHLLLARDICVLPYLQSFLQAQVAVFRIEAQYYGDQLIKILVGMYRKYLNVLHEYPGLSLPIRESDWDILAANSPRKLNLGSYVQNITRSKSTAEVMKSQSDTEKRLVTVKQP; encoded by the coding sequence ATGAAACTATCAAAAACGAAAATTGAACTCCTTGCGCCGGCTGGACGCTGGGACACATTTATTGCTGTCATAGATGCCGGTGCGGATGCGGTGTATATTGGCGGGAAACAGTTTAACATGCGCCTGCACAGATCTGATTTTAATTTTACTGAAGAGCAGATTGCTGAGGCCGTATTGTACGCTCACGCAAGAAAGGTAAAAGTATACATTGCCGTAAACAATCTGCTCGGCAATGATGAATTGGGTGAAATGAGAAATTTCCTTGTTTTTTTAAGTGCACTACCTGTCGATGCCGTTATTGTACAGGATTTAGGTGTATTGCATGTAATTCGACGGTTGGGGATCACCATACCCGTCCATATAAGTACCATGATGAATGTTCACAATATTGAATCAGCGGTAGCATTAAAGGAACTGGGGGTAAGCCGGGTTATTACCTCACGGGACATATCTTTATCTCAGGTGAAAGAGATTCAGGAAAAATCTGGTCTTGAGGTTGAATACTTTGTCCATGGAGACCTCTGCATCAGTCAGAGCGGGCAGTGCTACTCCAGTGGAGTGCTCTTTGGAAAGAGTTCCAATCGGGGGGAGTGCATGAAACCGTGCCGTTGGAAGTATACCCTTGTTGAAAGTGTATCGGGGCAACCCATTGGAGATCTTCCTTCCGGCTATTTGTTAGCCATGAAGGATATGTGCCTGTTTTCCCATATTCCGGATCTTGTGCACGCAGGGATTTGTTCTTTCAAGATCGAAGGTCGTATGAGACATACAGATTTGCTGAAAACTATTGTTGGTATCTATCGTCGTGCACTAGATGCATATCTTGATGAGCCTTTTGCGTATTACATGAATTCTTCTCTTTATGAAGAATTATATGCTACCAGAGTGCGGGAATTTACTACTTCACTCGCATTCACTCCGTCATCAGCTGCACTGGTTGATATGAAAGGCGGCAGGGAACCTCTTTTTTTAAGTTGTGCGGCAAGGGAATCCACACTCACAAAGGAGGATATTTACAACAATCCGTTTGACGTTATTAAAACAAAACACACAACAGAAATACCTCCACTTCTGTCGGTAAAAGTGGGTTCTCTGGACGCATTAAAAATAGCAATAAAGGAGGGCGCCGATCGCATTTACATCAATGGCGATGTTTCTCCGTTAAGACGACAGACATGGACAAAGGCTCTTTACCGGGAAGCGCGCGATCGTGTGCATGATGCAGGAAAAACCATTGGAATAGCGGCGCCTCGTATTACCACTGACAGGGAAATGGACGAAATGGCATGGGTGCTTGAGCAGGCAGCCTCGTTACACATTGATTATATGCTTGTGCATAATATTGGTGCCATGCGTATGGCACGCGGGTCTGGCGTGAAAATTCTTTCAGACTACTCCTTAAATGTGCTTAACATTTATACAATGTACTTGTTGAATGAAATGGGGGCATGCGGAATAACCGCTTCACTGGAATCTTCCTTTCAACACCTGAACCAGTTATCTCTGCAAAAAGTGTTGCCGGTAGAATGTGTTGTCCACGGACCTGTTCCCAGCATGATATTGGAACATTGTATTCCCGCCATGGTTACCTCAAAATCACATAAAAAGGATAATTGCAGACAAATTTGCCAGTATATGGAATATGCGTTGAAGGATGAAAGAGGAGAAATAAGACCGATTGAGATGGACCAGCATTGCCGCAACCATCTATTGCTTGCCAGGGACATTTGCGTATTGCCTTACCTGCAATCATTTTTACAGGCACAGGTAGCGGTATTCCGCATTGAAGCTCAGTACTATGGAGACCAACTGATTAAAATACTGGTAGGTATGTATCGTAAATACTTAAATGTATTACATGAATATCCCGGGCTTTCCTTGCCTATACGGGAAAGTGATTGGGACATATTGGCAGCAAACAGTCCCAGAAAATTAAATCTGGGTAGTTATGTGCAGAATATCACTCGTTCAAAAAGTACGGCGGAGGTAATGAAGAGTCAGAGCGACACAGAAAAACGATTGGTGACAGTGAAGCAACCGTAA